The following coding sequences are from one Streptomyces sp. NBC_01485 window:
- a CDS encoding Asp23/Gls24 family envelope stress response protein — protein MSEGTGAPDGRPAAVPPGGRGATRIADRVVAKIAAQAAREAVGPLPPGAGIPHATVVVHHDAAHVGVHLELEYPTDIGARCHEVRRQVTQRVGALVGMAVPEVAVQVERLHLASAPGVAHGRTR, from the coding sequence ATGAGCGAGGGGACCGGCGCGCCGGACGGCCGCCCTGCCGCCGTTCCCCCGGGCGGGCGCGGCGCGACCCGGATCGCCGACCGGGTCGTGGCGAAGATCGCCGCGCAGGCCGCCCGCGAGGCGGTGGGCCCCCTGCCCCCGGGCGCCGGGATCCCGCACGCCACCGTCGTCGTCCACCATGACGCCGCGCACGTCGGAGTCCACCTGGAGCTCGAGTACCCGACCGATATCGGCGCCCGCTGCCATGAGGTGCGTCGTCAGGTCACTCAGCGGGTAGGCGCGTTGGTGGGAATGGCGGTCCCGGAGGTCGCCGTCCAGGTGGAACGGCTGCACCTGGCATCAGCCCCCGGCGTGGCACACGGGAGGACGCGATGA
- a CDS encoding sodium:solute symporter family protein: MADGAMTMTFLAVIGGASLLAVTARRLRPSDRLPSLEGWALADRSLGPVWTWLLLGGTIFTAYTFTAVPGLAYGNGAPAFFAVPYTVIVCPLAFVLLSRLWSVARRNGYVTAGDFVRGRYGSPSLALVVALTGILATMPYLALQLLGIRAVLTAGDLYPRGAAGDLVMVALFAGLAVATYRHGLRAPAVISALKAVAVFVSLTAVCWLVLERLGGPGAVFEGAARRLGGTDVAHSPLVLSPAQQPAYATLALGSALALLMYPHVLTAGFAADGPRTLRKVSAALPVWTGLLALFGFLGVAALAAGVRAPRGSAEAAVPMLVDRLMPAPLAGLVFAAITVGALVPAAVMSIAAATGFVRNVYVEYVHPTATPKRQVRVAKAVSLTAKAGAVAFVFGLRDQDAVNLQLLGGVWILQVFPAVAVGLFTGRLHPRALLAGWAAGMAAGTFLVVREGFSAVVGLGFGPLEVYAGLVALLLNLTVAVAGTALLERLGVPRGADTTDLPSRLALRRRPETGANHP, encoded by the coding sequence GTGGCCGACGGCGCCATGACCATGACGTTCCTCGCCGTGATCGGCGGGGCGTCGCTGCTCGCCGTGACCGCGCGGCGGCTGCGCCCCAGCGACCGGCTGCCCTCCCTGGAGGGCTGGGCGCTGGCCGACCGCTCCCTCGGCCCCGTCTGGACCTGGCTGCTGCTCGGCGGCACGATCTTCACCGCGTACACCTTCACGGCCGTCCCGGGACTGGCGTACGGCAACGGCGCGCCCGCGTTCTTCGCGGTGCCGTACACGGTGATCGTCTGCCCGCTCGCCTTCGTGCTGCTGAGCCGGCTGTGGAGCGTGGCCCGCAGGAACGGTTACGTCACCGCCGGCGACTTCGTGCGCGGGCGGTACGGGTCGCCGTCGCTGGCCCTGGTGGTGGCGCTGACCGGGATCCTCGCGACGATGCCGTATCTGGCGCTGCAACTGCTCGGGATACGGGCGGTGCTGACCGCCGGGGACCTGTATCCGCGCGGCGCGGCCGGCGATCTGGTGATGGTGGCGCTGTTCGCGGGGCTCGCCGTGGCCACCTACCGGCACGGGCTGCGGGCGCCCGCGGTGATCTCGGCGCTGAAGGCGGTGGCGGTGTTCGTGTCGCTGACCGCCGTGTGCTGGCTGGTGCTCGAACGGCTCGGCGGGCCCGGGGCGGTGTTCGAGGGCGCGGCGCGGCGGCTCGGCGGGACGGACGTGGCGCACTCCCCGCTGGTCCTCTCCCCCGCGCAGCAGCCCGCGTACGCCACGCTCGCGCTGGGTTCCGCGCTGGCGCTGCTGATGTACCCGCACGTGCTCACCGCCGGGTTCGCCGCCGACGGGCCGCGCACCCTGCGCAAGGTGTCGGCGGCGCTGCCCGTCTGGACGGGACTGCTCGCCCTCTTCGGCTTCCTCGGCGTCGCCGCCCTCGCGGCGGGGGTACGGGCTCCGCGCGGGAGCGCCGAGGCCGCCGTGCCGATGCTCGTCGACCGGCTGATGCCCGCCCCGCTCGCCGGGCTGGTGTTCGCGGCGATCACCGTGGGCGCGCTGGTCCCGGCGGCCGTGATGTCGATCGCGGCCGCCACCGGCTTCGTACGCAACGTGTACGTGGAGTACGTCCATCCGACGGCCACACCGAAGCGGCAGGTGCGCGTCGCCAAGGCGGTGTCGCTGACCGCGAAGGCGGGGGCGGTGGCGTTCGTGTTCGGGCTGCGCGACCAGGACGCCGTCAACCTGCAACTGCTGGGCGGGGTGTGGATCCTTCAGGTGTTCCCGGCCGTGGCCGTCGGGCTGTTCACCGGGCGGCTGCATCCGCGCGCGCTGCTCGCCGGGTGGGCGGCCGGCATGGCGGCCGGGACCTTCCTGGTGGTGCGCGAGGGGTTCTCGGCCGTCGTCGGCCTGGGCTTCGGACCGCTGGAGGTCTACGCCGGGCTGGTGGCGCTGCTGCTCAATCTGACCGTCGCGGTGGCCGGCACCGCGCTCCTCGAACGCCTCGGCGTGCCGCGCGGCGCCGACACCACCGACCTGCCCTCCCGCCTGGCCCTCAGGCGGCGCCCCGAGACGGGAGCGAACCACCCGTGA
- a CDS encoding glycoside hydrolase family 15 protein — translation MHPRIEDYALIGDEQTVALVGMDGSVDWLCLPRFDSGACFARLLGDEENGHWRIAPKGVKGHCTRRAYRPDTLVLDTEWETAEGAIRVTDLMPQREAAPDVVRIVEGLRGRVTVRSTLRLRFDYGSIVPWMRRVDGHRVAVAGPDAAWLRSEPPVRTWGQDFSTLSEFTVGPGERVAFVLTWHPSHHTRPPLCDPFEALETSVAGWQAWSARCRYRGPYRDAVLRSLITLKALTYAPTGGIAAAATTSLPEELGGVRNWDYRYCWLRDSTLTLNALLAVGYQEEAEAWRDWLLRAVAGDPAELQIMYGLAGERRLPEYEVPWLAGFAGSAPVRIGNGAVKQRQLDVYGEVLDSLSLARRSGLPSKPHMWSLQALLLKFLRTEWHKPDEGLWEVRGGQRHFVHSKVMVWVAADRAVRGMEDDPSLHGDLAGWRALRDEVHAEVCAKGYDPDRNTFTQYYGSRELDAALLLIPRVGFLPPDDPRVIGTVDAVREELGHSGLVRRYSTEGGDGAVVDGLPGDEGAFLACSFWLADALHMTGRTQEARDLFDRLVGLANDVGLLAEEYDPVAGRHLGNFPQAFSHIGLVNTALALFGGAQAP, via the coding sequence GTGCACCCCCGTATCGAGGACTACGCCCTCATCGGCGACGAACAGACCGTGGCCCTGGTCGGCATGGACGGTTCCGTCGACTGGCTCTGCCTGCCCCGGTTCGACTCCGGGGCCTGCTTCGCCCGCCTCCTCGGCGACGAGGAGAACGGCCACTGGCGCATCGCCCCCAAGGGCGTGAAGGGTCACTGCACCCGGCGCGCCTACCGCCCCGACACCCTTGTCCTGGACACCGAGTGGGAGACCGCCGAGGGCGCGATCCGGGTCACCGACCTGATGCCGCAGCGCGAGGCCGCCCCGGACGTCGTACGCATCGTCGAAGGTCTGCGCGGCCGGGTCACGGTCCGCAGCACGCTGCGGCTGCGCTTCGACTACGGCTCGATCGTGCCGTGGATGCGCCGGGTCGACGGCCATCGGGTGGCGGTCGCGGGACCGGACGCGGCCTGGCTGCGCAGCGAACCGCCCGTGCGCACCTGGGGCCAGGACTTCTCCACCCTCTCGGAGTTCACCGTCGGACCCGGCGAGCGGGTCGCGTTCGTCCTGACCTGGCACCCCTCGCACCACACCCGCCCACCGCTGTGCGACCCCTTCGAGGCGCTGGAGACCAGCGTCGCCGGCTGGCAGGCGTGGTCGGCCCGGTGCCGCTACCGGGGACCGTACCGGGACGCCGTGCTCCGCTCCCTGATCACCCTCAAGGCCCTCACCTACGCCCCCACCGGCGGCATCGCCGCGGCCGCCACCACCTCGCTGCCCGAGGAACTGGGCGGGGTACGCAACTGGGACTACCGCTACTGCTGGCTGCGGGACTCCACGCTCACCCTGAACGCCCTGCTGGCCGTCGGCTACCAGGAGGAGGCCGAGGCGTGGCGCGACTGGCTGCTGCGCGCGGTGGCGGGCGACCCGGCGGAGCTGCAGATCATGTACGGCCTGGCGGGCGAGCGGCGGCTGCCGGAGTACGAGGTGCCGTGGCTTGCGGGCTTCGCCGGCTCGGCGCCGGTCCGGATCGGCAACGGCGCGGTGAAGCAGCGTCAGCTCGACGTCTACGGCGAGGTCCTGGACTCGCTGTCGCTGGCCCGGCGCTCCGGGCTGCCGAGCAAGCCGCACATGTGGTCGCTCCAGGCACTGCTGCTGAAGTTCCTGCGCACGGAGTGGCACAAGCCGGACGAGGGGCTGTGGGAGGTGCGCGGCGGCCAGCGGCACTTCGTGCACTCCAAGGTGATGGTGTGGGTGGCCGCCGACCGCGCCGTACGCGGCATGGAGGACGACCCGAGCCTGCACGGCGACCTGGCGGGCTGGCGCGCCCTGCGCGACGAGGTGCACGCCGAGGTCTGCGCGAAGGGCTACGACCCCGACCGCAACACCTTCACCCAGTACTACGGCTCCCGTGAGCTGGACGCGGCGCTGCTGCTCATCCCGCGCGTCGGTTTCCTGCCGCCGGACGACCCGCGGGTGATCGGCACCGTCGACGCGGTCCGCGAGGAGCTCGGCCACAGCGGTCTGGTCCGCCGCTACAGCACCGAGGGCGGCGACGGCGCAGTCGTAGACGGGCTGCCGGGCGACGAGGGCGCGTTCCTGGCCTGCTCGTTCTGGCTCGCGGACGCGCTGCACATGACGGGCCGCACGCAGGAGGCACGGGACCTGTTCGACCGGCTCGTGGGCCTCGCCAACGACGTGGGGCTGCTGGCGGAGGAGTACGACCCGGTGGCCGGCCGGCACCTCGGCAACTTCCCGCAGGCCTTCAGTCACATCGGGCTGGTGAACACCGCCCTCGCCCTGTTCGGCGGCGCGCAGGCCCCATAG
- a CDS encoding DEDDh family exonuclease — protein MLEDHMTTASSPTEWPTAYPQGYAVVDVETTGLARDDRIISAAVYRLDARGEVEDHWYTLVNPERDPGPVWIHGLTSDVLEGAPLFRDVAEEFAARLDGRVLVAHNAVFDWQMIAREYARAEREAPVRQRLCTIALSKELALPLPNHKLESLAAHFGVVQQRAHHALDDARVLAEAFRPSLRAAAAGGVRLPLLECRPLTEWTDRAAPRIGQQASGPGGGYGGGYRPSSWRPSRKRPACPYPNPGRYEDGKRLRQGMRVAFSGDTSVERELLEDRATEAGLHVATSLSRVTSLLVTNDPDSHTSKVVKARQFGTPVVDEAAFGQLLRDVEAADG, from the coding sequence ATGCTCGAAGACCACATGACGACGGCGTCGTCCCCCACGGAGTGGCCGACCGCGTATCCCCAGGGGTACGCGGTTGTTGACGTGGAGACCACGGGCCTGGCCCGGGACGACCGGATCATCTCCGCCGCCGTCTACCGGCTGGACGCGCGCGGTGAGGTCGAGGACCACTGGTACACGCTGGTCAATCCGGAGCGCGATCCGGGGCCGGTGTGGATACACGGTCTGACGAGCGACGTGCTGGAGGGCGCGCCCCTCTTCCGGGACGTCGCCGAGGAGTTCGCGGCGCGGCTGGACGGGCGGGTGCTCGTCGCGCACAACGCGGTGTTCGACTGGCAGATGATCGCGCGGGAGTACGCGCGCGCGGAGCGCGAGGCGCCGGTGCGGCAGCGGCTGTGCACCATCGCGCTCTCCAAGGAGCTGGCGCTGCCGCTGCCCAACCACAAGCTGGAGTCGCTGGCGGCCCACTTCGGCGTCGTACAGCAGCGGGCGCACCATGCCCTCGACGACGCGCGCGTGCTCGCGGAGGCGTTCCGGCCGAGCCTGCGGGCCGCGGCGGCGGGCGGCGTCCGGCTGCCGCTGCTCGAATGCCGGCCGCTGACGGAGTGGACCGACCGGGCCGCGCCCCGGATCGGACAGCAGGCGAGCGGTCCGGGCGGCGGGTACGGCGGCGGTTATCGGCCGAGCAGTTGGCGGCCGTCCCGGAAGCGGCCCGCCTGCCCGTATCCCAACCCCGGGCGGTACGAGGACGGCAAGCGGCTCAGGCAGGGCATGCGGGTCGCCTTCTCGGGGGACACGTCGGTGGAGCGCGAGCTGCTGGAGGACCGCGCGACCGAGGCGGGGCTGCATGTGGCGACGAGTCTGTCCCGGGTGACCAGTCTCCTGGTCACCAACGACCCCGACTCGCACACGTCGAAGGTGGTCAAGGCGCGGCAGTTCGGGACGCCCGTCGTGGACGAGGCCGCCTTCGGGCAGCTCCTGCGGGATGTCGAGGCCGCCGACGGGTGA
- a CDS encoding YbdD/YjiX family protein encodes MRGALRWARAVRWYLRELTGEAEYDRHCERHRHHHPHAPVPSRREYQALRARHREEHPQSRCC; translated from the coding sequence GTGAGGGGCGCCCTGCGCTGGGCGCGGGCCGTGCGCTGGTACCTGCGGGAGCTGACCGGCGAGGCGGAGTACGACCGCCACTGCGAACGGCACCGCCACCACCACCCGCACGCTCCCGTGCCGAGCAGACGCGAGTACCAGGCGCTGCGGGCACGCCACCGCGAGGAGCATCCGCAGAGCCGCTGCTGCTGA
- a CDS encoding carbon starvation CstA family protein: MSTSTLPETGLPGPEKSRTSPRSVLLWAVVALLGAVAWGVLALARGEKISAVWLVVAALGSYAIAYRFYSRFIARRVLKPDDSRATPAERLEDGVDFQPTDRRVLLGHHFAAIAGAGPLVGPVLAAQMGYLPGTLWIVAGVIFAGAVQDMVVLFLSMRRDGKSLGQLARDEIGRAGGAAALVAVLAIMIILLGVLALVVVNALAHSPWGTFSVAMTVPIALFMGFWLHRIRPGRVVETSFIGVALLLLAIVGGSWVQNSSLAGAFTLSPTTLVFCLIGYGFVASVLPVWMLLAPRDYLSTFMKIGTIALLAVGVVVAAPVLRADAVSDFASSGAGPVFAGSLFPFLFITIACGALSGFHALVASGTTPKLIEKESQVRLIGYGAMLMESFVAIMALIAAATLEPGLYYAMNAPAGLLGATAESASHAVAGLGFTITPDQLTQAAKAVEEQTLIARSGGAPTLAVGMSEIFSGVFGGTAMKAFWYHFAIMFEALFILTTVDAGTRVGRFMLQDMLGNVWKPLGRVNWKPGIWLCSGLVVAAWGYFLHSGATDPLGGINQLFPLFGIANQLLAAIALTVCTTVLIKSGRLRWAWVTGVPLAWVVAITFTAGWQKLFSDDPRVGFFAQRARYADALDAGQVLAPAKSPADMHTVVTNSTVDGVLIAVFLLLVAVVIVNAAAVCVRAVRSPVPLPTTEAPYVESRIGVPTEPPVGSLAESRP, translated from the coding sequence ATGTCGACGTCCACCCTGCCCGAAACCGGCCTCCCGGGGCCGGAAAAGTCGCGTACATCACCAAGGTCCGTGCTGCTGTGGGCCGTCGTCGCCCTGCTCGGCGCCGTCGCCTGGGGCGTCCTCGCCCTCGCCCGGGGAGAGAAGATCTCGGCGGTCTGGCTGGTGGTCGCGGCCCTCGGCTCGTACGCCATCGCCTACCGCTTCTACTCCCGCTTCATCGCCCGCCGGGTGCTGAAGCCGGACGACAGCCGGGCCACCCCCGCCGAACGCCTCGAGGACGGCGTCGACTTCCAGCCCACCGACCGCCGCGTCCTGCTCGGCCACCACTTCGCCGCGATCGCCGGCGCGGGACCGCTGGTCGGACCGGTGCTCGCGGCCCAGATGGGCTACCTGCCCGGCACCCTGTGGATCGTCGCCGGAGTGATCTTCGCGGGCGCTGTGCAGGACATGGTGGTGCTGTTCCTGTCGATGCGCCGGGACGGCAAGTCGCTCGGGCAGTTGGCCCGCGACGAGATAGGCCGCGCGGGCGGAGCGGCGGCGCTGGTCGCCGTCCTCGCCATCATGATCATCCTGCTGGGCGTGCTGGCGCTGGTCGTCGTCAACGCCCTCGCCCACTCGCCCTGGGGGACCTTCTCGGTCGCGATGACCGTCCCCATCGCCCTGTTCATGGGCTTCTGGCTGCACCGCATCCGCCCGGGCCGGGTCGTCGAGACCAGCTTCATCGGCGTCGCGCTGCTGCTGCTCGCGATCGTCGGCGGCAGTTGGGTGCAGAACTCCTCGCTGGCCGGCGCCTTCACCCTCAGCCCCACCACCCTCGTCTTCTGCCTCATCGGCTACGGCTTCGTCGCCTCGGTCCTGCCCGTGTGGATGCTCCTCGCCCCGCGCGACTACCTCTCCACCTTCATGAAGATCGGCACGATCGCGCTGCTGGCGGTCGGCGTGGTCGTCGCCGCGCCCGTGCTCAGGGCGGACGCGGTGAGCGACTTCGCGTCGTCGGGCGCGGGCCCGGTCTTCGCCGGCTCCCTCTTCCCGTTCCTCTTCATCACCATCGCGTGCGGCGCGCTCTCCGGCTTCCACGCGCTCGTCGCCTCCGGGACGACGCCCAAGCTGATCGAGAAGGAGTCCCAGGTCCGGCTGATCGGCTACGGCGCGATGCTGATGGAGTCGTTCGTCGCGATCATGGCGCTGATCGCCGCGGCCACCCTGGAACCGGGCCTCTACTACGCCATGAACGCCCCCGCCGGACTGCTCGGCGCGACGGCCGAGTCGGCGTCCCACGCGGTCGCGGGCCTTGGCTTCACCATCACCCCCGACCAGCTCACCCAGGCGGCGAAGGCGGTCGAGGAACAGACCCTGATCGCCCGCTCGGGCGGCGCGCCCACCCTCGCCGTCGGCATGTCGGAGATCTTCTCCGGCGTCTTCGGCGGCACCGCGATGAAGGCCTTCTGGTACCACTTCGCCATCATGTTCGAGGCGCTGTTCATCCTGACCACGGTGGACGCGGGCACCCGGGTCGGCCGCTTCATGCTCCAGGACATGCTCGGCAACGTGTGGAAGCCGCTGGGCCGGGTCAACTGGAAGCCCGGCATCTGGCTGTGCAGCGGCCTGGTCGTCGCCGCCTGGGGCTACTTCCTGCACTCCGGCGCCACCGACCCGCTCGGCGGGATCAACCAGCTCTTCCCGCTGTTCGGCATCGCGAACCAACTGCTGGCCGCCATCGCCCTGACCGTCTGCACGACCGTGCTGATCAAGTCCGGCCGGCTGCGCTGGGCCTGGGTCACCGGAGTCCCGCTGGCCTGGGTGGTCGCGATCACCTTCACCGCAGGCTGGCAGAAGCTCTTCTCCGACGACCCCCGGGTCGGCTTCTTCGCCCAACGCGCGCGCTACGCCGACGCCCTCGACGCCGGCCAGGTGCTGGCGCCCGCGAAGTCGCCGGCCGACATGCACACGGTCGTCACCAACTCCACCGTGGACGGCGTCCTGATCGCCGTGTTCCTGCTGCTGGTCGCCGTGGTGATCGTGAACGCGGCGGCGGTCTGCGTCCGGGCCGTACGGTCCCCGGTCCCGCTCCCGACGACCGAGGCGCCGTACGTCGAGTCCCGCATCGGCGTGCCGACGGAGCCCCCGGTGGGGTCTCTGGCGGAGTCCCGGCCGTGA
- the amaP gene encoding alkaline shock response membrane anchor protein AmaP — MRAMLGTVNRVLLAVAGLVLLAVGGAVLAVGLGASPPSWWLHDGPHDSLLSTAERTRWRDEAWWWPTVIAVLALVVLLALWWLTAVLRRRRLGEVLVDTGDGAGALLRGRALEGVLAGEAGRMDGVAHVHIHLTGRKEAPETRVRLLLEPHVDPATVLEDLTAQALTHARESAALRALPAEVRMKGAKHKAERVS, encoded by the coding sequence CTGAGGGCGATGCTCGGTACCGTCAACCGCGTGCTCCTCGCAGTCGCCGGGCTGGTGCTGCTCGCCGTCGGCGGCGCGGTACTGGCCGTGGGCCTGGGCGCGTCCCCGCCTTCCTGGTGGCTGCACGACGGCCCCCACGACAGCCTCCTCAGCACCGCCGAGCGCACCCGCTGGCGCGACGAGGCATGGTGGTGGCCGACGGTCATCGCCGTCCTCGCGCTCGTCGTCCTGCTCGCCCTGTGGTGGCTGACGGCGGTTCTGCGCCGCCGCCGGCTCGGCGAGGTCCTCGTCGACACGGGCGACGGCGCGGGCGCCCTGCTGCGGGGCCGCGCCCTGGAGGGCGTCCTCGCGGGCGAGGCGGGCCGGATGGACGGCGTCGCCCACGTCCACATCCACCTGACGGGCCGCAAGGAGGCGCCCGAGACCCGCGTACGCCTGCTCCTGGAGCCCCACGTCGACCCGGCGACGGTGCTGGAGGACCTGACGGCGCAGGCCCTGACCCACGCGAGGGAGTCGGCGGCGCTGCGGGCGCTGCCGGCGGAGGTGCGGATGAAGGGCGCCAAGCACAAGGCGGAAAGGGTCAGTTGA
- a CDS encoding SDR family oxidoreductase: MDLGLKDRVYVVTGATRGLGNAAARELVADGAKVVLTGRDEKRVADAAAELGPNAVGVAVDNAEPQAAARLIAAAREAFGGFDGVLVSVGGPPPGFVADNTDEQWQAAFESVFLGAVRLARAAAAELTAGGVIGFVLSGSVHEPIPGLTVSNGLRPGLAGFAKSLADELGPRGIRVVGLLPARIDTDRVRELDGLSADPAATRVANESRIPLRRYGTPDEFGRAAAFLLSPAASYLTGIMLPVDGGMRHGF; encoded by the coding sequence ATGGATCTTGGACTGAAGGACCGGGTGTACGTCGTCACCGGGGCCACTCGCGGCCTGGGCAACGCCGCCGCGCGCGAGCTCGTCGCGGACGGCGCGAAGGTCGTCCTCACCGGGCGGGACGAGAAGCGCGTCGCCGACGCCGCGGCCGAGCTGGGGCCGAACGCGGTCGGGGTCGCCGTGGACAACGCCGAGCCGCAGGCGGCGGCCCGGCTGATCGCCGCGGCGCGGGAGGCCTTCGGCGGGTTCGACGGGGTGCTGGTGAGCGTGGGCGGTCCGCCGCCCGGGTTCGTCGCCGACAACACCGACGAGCAGTGGCAGGCCGCGTTCGAGTCGGTGTTCCTGGGCGCGGTGCGGCTCGCGCGGGCGGCGGCGGCCGAACTGACGGCGGGCGGGGTCATCGGGTTCGTGCTGTCGGGGTCGGTGCACGAGCCGATTCCCGGGCTGACCGTCTCCAACGGGCTGCGGCCGGGACTGGCCGGGTTCGCGAAGTCGCTCGCCGACGAGTTGGGGCCCCGGGGGATCCGGGTGGTGGGGCTGCTGCCGGCGCGGATCGACACGGACCGGGTGCGCGAACTGGACGGCCTGTCGGCCGACCCCGCGGCCACCCGGGTCGCGAACGAGTCCCGGATCCCGCTGCGGCGCTACGGGACTCCGGACGAGTTCGGCCGCGCGGCGGCGTTCCTGCTGTCTCCGGCGGCTTCCTATCTGACGGGGATCATGCTGCCGGTCGACGGCGGCATGCGGCACGGTTTCTGA
- a CDS encoding SURF1 family cytochrome oxidase biogenesis protein, protein MYRFLLSRQWVILTLVALLLIPTMIRLGFWQMHRYEERTARNQLVADALGAEPVPVERLTSPGHTVTTGQRYRGVTATGTYDTAREVVVRRRVNSDETVGFLVLTPFVLTDGTVLLVNRGWIPSDAPTQTAFPKVPAPPRGQTTVTGRLMPDETTEASGIKDLKGLPDRQVMLINSEQEARRLGEKVLGGYIAQTAPEPKGDTPELVGAPGNEDAALNYAYAIQWWLFAVGVPVGWVVQARREARDRAQAAAQQTERAEPAPV, encoded by the coding sequence GTGTACCGCTTCCTGTTGTCCCGGCAGTGGGTGATCCTCACGCTGGTCGCGCTCCTCCTCATCCCCACGATGATCAGGCTGGGCTTCTGGCAGATGCACCGCTACGAAGAGCGCACCGCGCGCAACCAGCTCGTCGCCGACGCGCTGGGCGCCGAGCCGGTGCCCGTGGAGCGGCTGACCTCCCCCGGACACACCGTCACCACCGGCCAGCGGTACCGCGGTGTGACCGCGACCGGCACGTACGACACCGCGCGGGAAGTCGTCGTGCGGCGGCGCGTCAACTCCGACGAGACGGTCGGCTTCCTCGTCCTCACCCCGTTCGTCCTGACGGACGGCACGGTGCTGCTGGTCAACCGGGGCTGGATCCCCTCGGACGCGCCGACCCAGACCGCGTTCCCCAAGGTTCCCGCGCCGCCGCGCGGCCAGACCACCGTCACCGGGCGGCTGATGCCCGACGAGACGACCGAGGCGAGCGGCATCAAGGACCTCAAGGGGCTGCCGGACCGGCAGGTCATGCTGATCAACAGCGAGCAGGAGGCCCGGCGGCTCGGCGAGAAGGTGCTCGGCGGCTACATCGCGCAGACCGCGCCCGAGCCGAAGGGCGACACCCCGGAGCTGGTCGGGGCGCCCGGCAACGAGGACGCCGCGCTGAACTACGCGTACGCCATCCAGTGGTGGCTGTTCGCCGTGGGCGTCCCGGTCGGCTGGGTGGTGCAGGCGCGCCGCGAGGCCCGGGACCGGGCGCAGGCGGCGGCGCAGCAGACGGAGCGGGCCGAGCCGGCGCCGGTGTAG
- a CDS encoding SigE family RNA polymerase sigma factor, translating into MRRRPPTPVQEPPVEPLTPVAGDPADLEREAGLARLFELHYSSMLRLAVLLGADDPENVVAEAYYQIYRKWRRLRDVQAAEAYLRSTVCNLTRMRIRHLQVARRHVESPPELPDEIVASAENTALLHDDQRVLIHALQRLPARQREALVLRHWLGLKESEIAAAMGISGGSVKTHTSRGLAALTQAMETRR; encoded by the coding sequence GTGAGACGCAGACCCCCGACCCCCGTGCAGGAGCCCCCCGTCGAGCCGCTCACCCCCGTGGCGGGCGACCCGGCGGACCTGGAACGCGAGGCCGGCCTCGCCCGGCTCTTCGAGCTGCACTACTCCTCGATGCTGCGGCTCGCCGTGCTGCTGGGCGCGGACGACCCGGAGAACGTGGTCGCCGAGGCCTACTACCAGATCTACCGCAAGTGGCGGCGGCTGCGGGACGTGCAGGCGGCTGAGGCGTATCTGCGCTCCACCGTCTGCAACCTGACCCGGATGCGGATACGGCACCTCCAGGTCGCCCGCCGGCACGTGGAGAGCCCGCCGGAGCTGCCCGACGAGATCGTGGCCTCCGCGGAGAACACCGCACTGCTCCACGACGACCAGCGGGTGCTGATCCACGCCCTCCAGCGGTTGCCGGCCCGGCAGCGGGAGGCGCTCGTGCTGCGGCACTGGCTCGGGCTGAAGGAGAGCGAGATCGCCGCCGCGATGGGCATCTCCGGCGGCTCCGTCAAGACCCACACCTCACGCGGCCTCGCCGCGCTCACCCAGGCGATGGAGACCCGGCGATGA
- a CDS encoding DUF6286 domain-containing protein produces MSEPGGLQGTGTAPVLEKSTGNTGNTSNTDNADNTGGADPGQGGGTGRSGHRFWSARRVPAAVVAAVLLVVAGGFLYDVVAVRADRPAMAWRRGLARQLAERPLDDIWVLVGAGVAAALGLWLIVLAVTPGLRDVLPMRRTHPDVRAGLHRGAAALVLRDRAMEVAGVQSARVRAGRRKADVLAVSHFRDLDDVHDDLEAVLTDAVRGLGLTRPPALSVQVRRPGKKG; encoded by the coding sequence ATGAGCGAGCCCGGCGGCTTGCAGGGCACAGGCACAGCGCCCGTTCTGGAGAAGTCCACGGGGAACACGGGCAACACGAGCAACACGGACAACGCAGACAACACGGGAGGCGCCGATCCCGGACAGGGCGGCGGTACAGGCCGCTCCGGTCACCGGTTCTGGTCGGCGCGCCGGGTCCCGGCCGCCGTCGTCGCGGCGGTGCTGCTGGTCGTCGCGGGCGGCTTCCTCTACGACGTCGTCGCCGTCCGCGCCGACCGGCCCGCCATGGCCTGGCGGCGCGGACTCGCCCGGCAACTCGCCGAGCGCCCCCTCGACGACATCTGGGTGCTGGTCGGCGCCGGTGTCGCGGCGGCCCTCGGCCTGTGGCTGATCGTCCTGGCCGTCACCCCGGGCCTGCGCGACGTCCTGCCGATGCGCCGCACCCACCCCGACGTCCGCGCCGGCCTGCACCGGGGCGCCGCCGCGCTGGTGCTGCGCGACCGGGCCATGGAGGTCGCCGGCGTGCAGTCGGCACGGGTGCGCGCCGGGCGTCGCAAGGCCGACGTCCTCGCGGTCTCGCACTTCCGCGACCTGGACGACGTACACGACGACCTGGAAGCCGTCCTCACCGACGCGGTCCGCGGCCTGGGACTGACCCGGCCGCCCGCGCTCTCGGTCCAGGTGCGGCGGCCCGGGAAGAAGGGCTGA